One window of Papaver somniferum cultivar HN1 chromosome 9, ASM357369v1, whole genome shotgun sequence genomic DNA carries:
- the LOC113314229 gene encoding sugar transport protein 5-like isoform X2 gives MESGIGNGISSNIRMKPSGKVTASMILTCIVAASCGLIFGYDIGISGGVTTMEPFLRKFFPVVLRKMAETTGNTYCVYDCEVLTLFTSSLYIAGLASSLVASRVTKVMGRKATMVLGGITFLIGVAINGAAVNIAMLILGRILLGFGVGFTNQATPVYISEMAPPKWRGAFSSSFQLFIGIGVIVATVINFGATRLGSWGWRLSLGLAAAPAAFMTLGALLVTDTPSSLVDRGKVVQAQQALLKVRGVNSNVEAELNQLIVASEATKEVYKEPFKTIFERQYRPHLVMSIAIPFFQQLTGINVIAFYAPVLFQSIGFGNDSALIGAIILGVVNFISITISMFIVDRYGRRVLFMQGGIQMIICQVALACLLGAELGISGDQPLSRTSTILVLILMCIYAAGFGWSWGPLSWLIPSEIFPMNIRLAGQSISVAVNFLTTFVLAQTFLTMLCHFKFAIFLFYAVWIAMMTGFVAVFLPETKGVPLESMHTVWERHWYWSRFSA, from the exons ATGGAGAGTGGTATAGGAAATGGCATTAGCAGTAACATTAGGATGAAGCCCAGCGGCAAGGTAACGGCGTCCATGATTCTCACTTGTATTGTTGCTGCTTCTTGTGGTTTAATATTTGGTTATGATATTGGAATTTCAG GTGGTGTGACGACGATGGAGCCATTCCTACGCAAGTTCTTTCCCGTGGTGCTGAGGAAAATGGCCGAAACTACGGGAAATACGTACTGTGTCTATGATTGTGAGGTTCTAACTCTGTTCACTTCTTCATTGTACATAGCTGGGCTTGCCTCGTCCCTTGTGGCTAGCCGAGTTACTAAAGTTATGGGTCGTAAAGCTACAATGGTGCTTGGTGGAATTACCTTCTTGATCGGGGTTGCTATTAACGGTGCTGCCGTCAACATAGCGATGCTCATATTGGGACGGATCCTGCTAGGTTTTGGTGTTGGTTTCACAAACCAG GCAACTCCGGTTTACATATCAGAAATGGCCCCACCAAAATGGCGCGGTGCATTCAGTTCTAGCTTCCAGCTATTCATAGGCATAGGTGTTATTGTGGCTACTGTCATAAACTTTGGTGCCACACGACTCGGCTCCTGGGGTTGGCGACTTTCCTTGGGGCTTGCTGCAGCACCGGCTGCTTTCATGACACTCGGTGCACTTTTAGTGACTGACACACCAAGTAGTCTAGTTGACCGTGGTAAAGTAGTCCAGGCTCAACAAGCTCTACTAAAAGTCCGAGGAGTCAACTCTAATGTTGAAGCTGAGCTGAATCAACTCATTGTTGCAAGTGAAGCTACAAAAGAGGTTTATAAAGAACCGTTTAAGACTATATTTGAGAGACAGTATCGACCCCACCTTGTAATGTCGATTGCAATTCCATTCTTTCAACAGCTCACGGGAATTAATGTTATTGCCTTTTACGCTCCGGTTTTATTTCAGTCCATAGGATTTGGAAATGACTCGGCCTTGATTGGAGCAATTATTCTTGGTGTGGTTAATTTTATTTCGATAACAATATCAATGTTTATAGTTGATCGATATGGACGCCGAGTTTTGTTCATGCAAGGTGGGATTCAGATGATTATCTGCCAG GTGGCCTTGGCATGCCTTTTAGGGGCAGAATTAGGGATCTCTGGGGACCAACCATTGTCTCGAACATCGACTATTTTGGTACTAATTCTGATGTGTATATATGCGGCTGGTTTTGGTTGGTCATGGGGACCGCTTTCATGGCTTATACCTAGCGAGATTTTCCCGATGAATATTAGACTAGCAGGGCAAAGCATAAGCGTCGCAGTTAACTTCCTGACAACATTTGTTTTAGCTCAAACATTCTTAACGATGCTATGCCATTTTAAATTCGCTATCTTCTTGTTTTATGCTGTATGGATCGCGATGATGACCGGATTTGTTGCTGTTTTCCTGCCGGAAACAAAAGGGGTTCCTCTTGAATCAATGCATACTGTTTGGGAACGACATTGGTACTGGAGTAGGTTTTCTGCTTGA
- the LOC113314229 gene encoding sugar transport protein 5-like isoform X3 has product MEPFLRKFFPVVLRKMAETTGNTYCVYDCEVLTLFTSSLYIAGLASSLVASRVTKVMGRKATMVLGGITFLIGVAINGAAVNIAMLILGRILLGFGVGFTNQATPVYISEMAPPKWRGAFSSSFQLFIGIGVIVATVINFGATRLGSWGWRLSLGLAAAPAAFMTLGALLVTDTPSSLVDRGKVVQAQQALLKVRGVNSNVEAELNQLIVASEATKEVYKEPFKTIFERQYRPHLVMSIAIPFFQQLTGINVIAFYAPVLFQSIGFGNDSALIGAIILGVVNFISITISMFIVDRYGRRVLFMQGGIQMIICQVALACLLGAELGISGDQPLSRTSTILVLILMCIYAAGFGWSWGPLSWLIPSEIFPMNIRLAGQSISVAVNFLTTFVLAQTFLTMLCHFKFAIFLFYAVWIAMMTGFVAVFLPETKGVPLESMHTVWERHWYWSRFSA; this is encoded by the exons ATGGAGCCATTCCTACGCAAGTTCTTTCCCGTGGTGCTGAGGAAAATGGCCGAAACTACGGGAAATACGTACTGTGTCTATGATTGTGAGGTTCTAACTCTGTTCACTTCTTCATTGTACATAGCTGGGCTTGCCTCGTCCCTTGTGGCTAGCCGAGTTACTAAAGTTATGGGTCGTAAAGCTACAATGGTGCTTGGTGGAATTACCTTCTTGATCGGGGTTGCTATTAACGGTGCTGCCGTCAACATAGCGATGCTCATATTGGGACGGATCCTGCTAGGTTTTGGTGTTGGTTTCACAAACCAG GCAACTCCGGTTTACATATCAGAAATGGCCCCACCAAAATGGCGCGGTGCATTCAGTTCTAGCTTCCAGCTATTCATAGGCATAGGTGTTATTGTGGCTACTGTCATAAACTTTGGTGCCACACGACTCGGCTCCTGGGGTTGGCGACTTTCCTTGGGGCTTGCTGCAGCACCGGCTGCTTTCATGACACTCGGTGCACTTTTAGTGACTGACACACCAAGTAGTCTAGTTGACCGTGGTAAAGTAGTCCAGGCTCAACAAGCTCTACTAAAAGTCCGAGGAGTCAACTCTAATGTTGAAGCTGAGCTGAATCAACTCATTGTTGCAAGTGAAGCTACAAAAGAGGTTTATAAAGAACCGTTTAAGACTATATTTGAGAGACAGTATCGACCCCACCTTGTAATGTCGATTGCAATTCCATTCTTTCAACAGCTCACGGGAATTAATGTTATTGCCTTTTACGCTCCGGTTTTATTTCAGTCCATAGGATTTGGAAATGACTCGGCCTTGATTGGAGCAATTATTCTTGGTGTGGTTAATTTTATTTCGATAACAATATCAATGTTTATAGTTGATCGATATGGACGCCGAGTTTTGTTCATGCAAGGTGGGATTCAGATGATTATCTGCCAG GTGGCCTTGGCATGCCTTTTAGGGGCAGAATTAGGGATCTCTGGGGACCAACCATTGTCTCGAACATCGACTATTTTGGTACTAATTCTGATGTGTATATATGCGGCTGGTTTTGGTTGGTCATGGGGACCGCTTTCATGGCTTATACCTAGCGAGATTTTCCCGATGAATATTAGACTAGCAGGGCAAAGCATAAGCGTCGCAGTTAACTTCCTGACAACATTTGTTTTAGCTCAAACATTCTTAACGATGCTATGCCATTTTAAATTCGCTATCTTCTTGTTTTATGCTGTATGGATCGCGATGATGACCGGATTTGTTGCTGTTTTCCTGCCGGAAACAAAAGGGGTTCCTCTTGAATCAATGCATACTGTTTGGGAACGACATTGGTACTGGAGTAGGTTTTCTGCTTGA